Proteins encoded by one window of Maliibacterium massiliense:
- a CDS encoding helix-turn-helix transcriptional regulator — MTIGQAVTQRILDLCKQRGITVNKLGTLSGVTQSTINNITRGRNNSTTIATIKKLCDGLDISIIDFFQADVFRDLEQELR; from the coding sequence ATGACAATTGGTCAAGCCGTTACCCAGCGCATTTTAGATTTGTGCAAGCAGCGGGGTATTACCGTTAATAAGCTGGGAACGCTCAGCGGTGTCACACAGTCGACTATTAACAATATTACCAGAGGGCGCAATAACAGCACCACCATCGCAACAATCAAAAAACTTTGCGATGGACTGGATATCTCGATTATTGACTTTTTTCAGGCGGATGTTTTCCGTGACCTCGAACAGGAGCTCCGGTAG
- a CDS encoding MerR family transcriptional regulator: MKQHAIRLTTAQFAKLLDVNKRTLHYYDDIGLFSPRIRGENGYRYYDVAQSMDFAYIRMLKELGLRIAEIAAYVQHPSPALFNSIASRKEKELDAQIRHLQRTRKTLRRIKEQVAFCETLRCPNISIVACKAELLLLLPYDFAQPDIADLYAYARGAWSLEQIRMGIGGYISLDKVQQNDFERYDGIYTPALARGGPAKSMVKPGGAYLCGYQQGAWDQLPRMYRQMLAYARENGLKLTGYAFEMGLNEFVIARPEDYITRIMIKIA, translated from the coding sequence ATGAAGCAACACGCTATACGCCTGACCACAGCCCAATTTGCCAAACTGCTTGACGTCAACAAACGTACGCTCCACTACTACGATGATATCGGCCTTTTTTCTCCCCGCATCAGGGGGGAAAACGGCTACCGGTATTATGACGTTGCGCAGAGCATGGATTTTGCCTATATCCGCATGTTGAAGGAGCTTGGCCTGCGCATTGCGGAAATTGCTGCGTATGTGCAGCACCCCAGCCCCGCCTTGTTTAACAGCATTGCGTCGCGCAAGGAAAAGGAGCTGGACGCGCAGATCCGGCATCTGCAGCGCACCAGAAAAACCTTGCGCCGGATCAAGGAGCAGGTTGCCTTTTGTGAAACGCTGCGATGCCCGAACATCAGCATTGTGGCCTGCAAGGCGGAGCTGCTTCTGCTGCTTCCCTATGACTTTGCCCAGCCGGATATCGCCGACCTGTACGCCTATGCCAGAGGCGCCTGGAGCCTGGAACAAATCCGCATGGGCATCGGCGGGTATATCTCGCTGGATAAGGTACAGCAAAACGATTTTGAGCGGTATGACGGCATCTACACCCCCGCGCTGGCACGCGGCGGCCCTGCAAAAAGCATGGTAAAGCCGGGCGGCGCGTATTTGTGCGGCTACCAGCAGGGCGCGTGGGACCAGCTGCCGCGCATGTATCGGCAAATGCTCGCCTACGCGCGGGAAAACGGTTTAAAGCTGACGGGCTACGCGTTTGAAATGGGCCTCAACGAATTTGTGATTGCACGCCCTGAGGATTACATTACCCGGATTATGATAAAAATCGCGTGA
- a CDS encoding GNAT family N-acetyltransferase: MQLTFRAYRKQDFDMLVGLIRKTWHYDAFSSPKTAAKLARVFLSSCLANHTFSRVALRDEKPVGIILGKDIAAYKCPFGARLKQLWAILSLLLSREGRRVSKIFGNVSGVDKALLEDCGKAYPAELVLFAVDPACRGEGIGKMLFQSFLDYMRAQRLKEFYLFTDTSCNYGFYEHQGMTRRQEQTRVFTINGQPAEMHFFIYDGHSAPAGAGV; encoded by the coding sequence ATGCAACTAACATTTCGAGCGTACCGAAAACAGGACTTTGACATGCTTGTGGGCCTGATCAGAAAAACGTGGCACTATGACGCATTCAGCAGCCCCAAAACCGCCGCAAAACTCGCGCGGGTGTTTTTAAGCAGCTGCTTGGCGAACCATACGTTTTCCCGCGTCGCCCTGCGCGATGAAAAACCGGTCGGGATCATCCTTGGCAAGGATATTGCGGCATACAAATGCCCCTTTGGCGCCAGGCTGAAGCAGCTGTGGGCGATCCTATCCCTGCTTCTTTCCAGGGAAGGACGGCGTGTGTCAAAAATCTTTGGGAATGTCAGCGGCGTTGATAAAGCGCTGCTGGAGGACTGTGGCAAGGCCTATCCGGCGGAACTGGTGCTGTTTGCGGTTGACCCCGCCTGCAGGGGGGAGGGCATCGGCAAGATGCTGTTCCAATCCTTCCTGGACTATATGCGTGCACAGAGATTAAAGGAATTTTACCTGTTTACGGATACGAGCTGCAACTATGGCTTTTATGAACATCAGGGCATGACACGCCGCCAGGAGCAGACGCGCGTTTTTACGATCAACGGCCAGCCGGCAGAAATGCATTTCTTTATTTACGATGGGCACAGCGCGCCCGCCGGCGCCGGCGTGTGA
- a CDS encoding helix-turn-helix transcriptional regulator produces the protein MTQREVAALIPCDQSLYSKYERGVRELPLGYAVKLAAFYKVSVDYLIGLSDEKRR, from the coding sequence ATGACACAGCGTGAAGTCGCTGCGTTGATACCATGCGATCAATCGCTTTATTCGAAATATGAGCGTGGCGTGCGTGAACTGCCATTGGGGTATGCCGTCAAGCTGGCCGCGTTTTACAAAGTCAGCGTGGATTACCTGATTGGCTTATCGGATGAAAAGCGGCGCTGA
- a CDS encoding class II fructose-bisphosphate aldolase: MYRDMLLERLHDARKRGYGVLSFNFNDCWDIQAVVAAAEELNAPIMVESVGYVVDSISLELCAAIGKHAMDTAKVPVFLHLDHCKSVERCKAAVDLGYPSVMIDASALSLEENIAATREVADYAHARGMLVEAEIGKIKGHEGDVVGGEDFLVQVPDAVALAEQGQPDMLAVGFGTQHGFYKGAPQLNFQRLREVRDALGDMPLVMHGGTGIPEEDVRTAIDNGICKINVGTQIRYTQMKALAEAIKEMGPETAPAILMEAARPAVKEVAMRWIKTVRADGKA; this comes from the coding sequence ATGTACAGAGATATGCTGCTGGAGCGCCTGCACGACGCGCGCAAGCGTGGCTACGGCGTGCTGAGCTTCAACTTCAACGACTGCTGGGACATCCAGGCCGTGGTGGCCGCGGCCGAGGAGCTCAACGCCCCCATCATGGTGGAATCGGTAGGCTATGTGGTGGACTCCATCTCGCTGGAGCTGTGCGCGGCCATCGGCAAGCACGCCATGGATACGGCCAAGGTGCCGGTCTTCCTGCATCTGGATCACTGCAAGAGCGTGGAGCGCTGCAAGGCGGCGGTGGATTTGGGCTATCCCAGCGTGATGATCGACGCCTCGGCCCTGTCGCTGGAGGAAAACATCGCGGCTACGCGGGAGGTTGCGGATTACGCGCACGCGCGTGGCATGCTGGTGGAGGCGGAGATCGGCAAGATCAAGGGCCATGAAGGCGACGTGGTCGGCGGCGAGGATTTCCTGGTGCAGGTGCCCGACGCCGTGGCGCTGGCCGAGCAGGGCCAGCCGGATATGCTGGCGGTGGGCTTCGGCACGCAGCACGGCTTCTACAAGGGCGCGCCGCAGCTCAACTTCCAGCGCCTGCGCGAGGTGCGCGACGCGCTGGGCGATATGCCCCTGGTCATGCACGGCGGCACGGGCATTCCCGAGGAGGATGTGCGCACCGCCATTGACAACGGCATCTGCAAGATCAACGTGGGCACGCAGATTCGCTATACCCAGATGAAGGCGCTGGCAGAGGCCATCAAGGAGATGGGCCCCGAGACCGCGCCCGCGATCTTGATGGAGGCCGCCCGCCCGGCGGTGAAGGAAGTGGCGATGCGCTGGATTAAAACGGTGCGCGCCGACGGCAAGGCATAA
- a CDS encoding VOC family protein: MQFDQTTIRVLVRKNYPACFDFYTEKLGLVAIWGDRNGPYTSFATDKDAPPCFAIFAGAHMPMFKGYEQPNGTAQPDTVAGVIPTLDLDADYARLKEAGVAFLGEPQYIKEWGMRCTYFRDPEGNLFELNDASSI; this comes from the coding sequence ATGCAATTTGATCAAACGACCATCCGGGTACTTGTACGAAAAAACTACCCAGCGTGCTTTGACTTCTATACGGAAAAACTGGGCCTGGTCGCCATTTGGGGCGACCGAAACGGTCCCTACACATCCTTTGCCACAGACAAGGATGCGCCTCCCTGCTTTGCGATCTTTGCAGGCGCGCATATGCCCATGTTTAAAGGATATGAACAGCCAAACGGCACCGCGCAGCCGGATACGGTTGCGGGCGTGATCCCCACACTGGACCTGGATGCGGACTATGCACGCCTGAAAGAGGCGGGCGTGGCCTTCCTGGGCGAGCCCCAGTACATCAAGGAATGGGGAATGCGCTGCACCTATTTCAGGGATCCGGAGGGCAACCTGTTTGAATTGAACGATGCCAGCAGCATATGA
- a CDS encoding Coenzyme F420 hydrogenase/dehydrogenase, beta subunit C-terminal domain, with product MLDIKTICTGCNACVNICPAQCISIGPDREGFFYPHIDKTRCLGCHICEKHCPVFPESRKDRLSSSEALPTTYAAYNRNQAVRTSSSSGGLFFPLASSIIQQGGVVFGATFDAEFNVIHTHAETLQEIKQFQGAKYVQSRIANSYQQVKRFLDDERLVMFSGTPCQIAGLYAYLQKDDPRLVTQDIICHGVPSPKVWNTYLASYIKEKPTVISFRNKTYGWQNYCMHICFPSLKAEYLMPREKDPYLRAFSANLSLRPSCYHCAFKTLSRQSDITLADFWGINKILPKVESQKGISLVLVHSEKGQKLLDTIGTQIECVPVDVSRAVMYNPSATQSATMPKKRAEFFERLGREPFDQLVKACTKLPLHKTIVRMSRHTLSRIKRVFIK from the coding sequence ATGTTAGATATTAAAACTATTTGCACCGGTTGTAACGCATGTGTCAATATATGCCCCGCACAATGTATATCAATTGGCCCTGATCGTGAGGGCTTTTTCTATCCACACATTGATAAAACTCGCTGTCTTGGATGTCATATTTGCGAAAAACACTGTCCTGTCTTTCCCGAAAGTCGCAAGGATCGTCTATCTTCCTCAGAAGCATTGCCTACCACATATGCTGCTTACAATCGAAATCAAGCGGTTCGCACTAGTAGTTCGTCAGGTGGCCTGTTTTTCCCCTTGGCTAGCAGCATTATCCAACAAGGCGGCGTCGTTTTTGGCGCCACTTTTGATGCAGAGTTCAACGTTATACACACACATGCAGAGACGCTTCAAGAAATAAAACAATTTCAGGGAGCAAAATACGTGCAAAGTCGCATCGCGAATAGCTATCAACAGGTCAAGCGGTTCTTAGATGATGAGCGCCTCGTAATGTTCTCGGGGACCCCATGTCAAATTGCGGGATTATATGCATATTTGCAAAAAGACGATCCTCGCTTAGTGACGCAGGATATCATATGTCATGGCGTTCCTTCCCCTAAAGTATGGAATACCTATCTTGCTTCATATATAAAGGAGAAGCCCACTGTTATCTCTTTTCGTAATAAAACATATGGCTGGCAGAATTACTGCATGCACATATGTTTTCCCTCTTTAAAGGCAGAATATCTCATGCCACGCGAGAAAGATCCATATTTGCGAGCCTTCTCTGCAAATCTTTCCTTACGCCCATCCTGCTACCATTGCGCCTTTAAAACGCTCTCGCGTCAAAGCGATATCACACTGGCTGATTTCTGGGGAATTAATAAGATACTGCCTAAAGTGGAATCGCAAAAAGGCATATCCCTCGTGCTAGTACATTCGGAAAAGGGGCAGAAATTGCTAGATACCATAGGTACACAGATAGAATGTGTCCCTGTTGATGTCTCACGCGCCGTCATGTACAACCCGTCCGCAACACAATCCGCCACGATGCCAAAAAAGCGAGCTGAATTCTTTGAGCGTCTCGGCCGTGAACCTTTCGACCAGCTTGTAAAGGCATGCACAAAACTACCCTTACATAAAACGATTGTAAGGATGTCCAGGCATACTTTATCCAGAATCAAACGCGTCTTTATAAAATAA
- a CDS encoding toxin-antitoxin system HicB family antitoxin: protein MERRHISLRIGHTLHEQLRYMAAYHGHSMNAYILQLLRRAAETFEQKHGPIPIPPPRAESVPASAPQRKR from the coding sequence ATGGAACGGCGGCACATAAGTCTTCGGATCGGGCATACCCTACACGAACAGCTTCGCTACATGGCGGCCTACCACGGCCACTCCATGAACGCGTATATATTACAGCTGCTGCGCCGCGCCGCGGAGACGTTTGAACAAAAGCACGGCCCCATCCCCATACCGCCCCCGCGCGCGGAAAGCGTCCCTGCCAGCGCGCCCCAGCGCAAACGCTGA
- a CDS encoding nitroreductase family protein has product MQNELLHTIAGRRSIRAFQKMPVPHQAMEAVLAAGMAAPSSKNRQPWSFTVVTGGAKAEMCAVMRAGLAREAAQPLLPQSAVHLAGARHTLAVMEQAPVVIFVSNTLGAPLDAPLDAEARVYEICNMQSIGACLENMALAAAALGLGSLWICDTYFAQAELTDWLQPQGVLCAAMALGYAQEQPPARPRKPLKGAVRWRT; this is encoded by the coding sequence ATGCAAAACGAATTATTGCACACCATCGCAGGCCGGCGCAGCATCCGCGCCTTTCAAAAGATGCCCGTGCCGCATCAGGCCATGGAGGCGGTGCTTGCCGCAGGGATGGCCGCCCCCTCCTCCAAAAACCGGCAGCCCTGGTCCTTTACCGTGGTAACGGGCGGCGCCAAGGCGGAGATGTGCGCGGTGATGCGCGCGGGGCTTGCGCGCGAGGCGGCGCAGCCCCTGCTGCCGCAGAGCGCGGTGCATCTTGCAGGCGCGCGCCATACCCTTGCGGTGATGGAACAGGCGCCCGTGGTTATCTTTGTGAGCAACACCCTGGGCGCGCCCCTTGACGCCCCCCTTGACGCGGAGGCGCGCGTCTACGAAATCTGCAACATGCAGTCCATCGGCGCGTGCCTGGAGAATATGGCGCTTGCCGCCGCCGCGCTGGGGCTGGGCAGCCTGTGGATTTGCGATACCTACTTTGCGCAGGCGGAGCTGACGGACTGGCTGCAGCCCCAAGGGGTGCTCTGTGCCGCCATGGCGCTGGGCTACGCGCAGGAGCAGCCGCCCGCGCGCCCGCGCAAGCCGCTGAAGGGTGCGGTGCGGTGGCGCACATAG
- a CDS encoding DUF362 domain-containing protein yields the protein MRDDQIAVLYGADAHKMGYDIMQYADIAARLKPGMHIALKPNLVVGKPASSGATTTTALVEGVIDYLQAHGFDNITIMESSWVGDSTKRAYKVCGYEDLARRKGVGLLDLKNDSTHEVGGIAVCDAPIKADFLINLPVLKGHCQTVMTCALKNMKGCIPDREKRKFHTLGLHRPIAELSRILRPDVTIVDGLNGDLNFEEGGNPVPMNRVFLGFDPVKIDAYACRLMGIDVADVHYIGLAEKLGSGSARIDADSVIDINQDTYQGKRPVTSRSAQRLAKYIAEDQACSACYGSLIHALYRLDEMGQLHRIKQKICIGQGYKGKDLDGCVGVGNCTRGCARHVGGCPPRADKIMEMLLGK from the coding sequence ATGCGGGATGATCAAATTGCGGTGCTCTACGGCGCCGACGCCCACAAGATGGGCTACGATATCATGCAATATGCGGACATTGCCGCGCGTCTTAAGCCGGGCATGCACATCGCGCTCAAGCCCAACCTGGTGGTGGGCAAGCCCGCCTCCAGCGGCGCGACGACCACCACGGCGCTGGTGGAAGGGGTCATTGACTACCTGCAGGCGCACGGGTTTGACAACATCACCATTATGGAAAGCTCGTGGGTGGGGGATTCCACCAAGCGTGCCTACAAGGTGTGCGGCTATGAGGATCTGGCTCGCCGCAAGGGCGTGGGGCTGCTTGACCTGAAAAACGACAGCACCCACGAGGTGGGCGGCATCGCGGTGTGCGACGCGCCCATCAAGGCGGATTTTTTGATCAACCTGCCGGTGCTCAAGGGCCACTGCCAGACGGTGATGACCTGCGCGCTGAAGAATATGAAGGGCTGCATCCCGGACAGGGAAAAGCGCAAATTCCACACCCTGGGGCTGCACCGGCCCATTGCGGAGCTTTCGCGCATCCTCCGGCCCGATGTGACGATTGTGGACGGGCTCAACGGCGACCTCAACTTTGAGGAAGGGGGCAACCCCGTGCCCATGAACCGGGTGTTTCTGGGCTTTGACCCCGTCAAGATTGACGCCTACGCCTGCCGCCTGATGGGTATCGACGTTGCGGACGTCCACTACATCGGCCTTGCGGAAAAGCTGGGTAGCGGTTCTGCGCGCATCGATGCGGACAGCGTGATTGACATCAACCAGGATACCTACCAGGGCAAGCGCCCCGTCACCAGCCGATCTGCGCAGCGCCTGGCCAAATACATCGCCGAGGATCAGGCGTGCTCGGCCTGCTATGGCTCGCTGATCCACGCCCTGTACCGGCTCGACGAGATGGGCCAGCTGCACCGAATTAAGCAGAAGATCTGCATCGGCCAGGGCTACAAGGGCAAGGACTTGGATGGCTGCGTGGGCGTGGGCAACTGCACGCGCGGCTGCGCGCGCCATGTGGGCGGCTGCCCCCCGCGCGCGGATAAGATCATGGAGATGCTGTTGGGGAAATAG
- a CDS encoding galactokinase family protein, translated as MNTPSPGALDALYGEHVQSGARYSALARTFAAQFGGEPAAYFSAPGRTEILGNHTDHNGGRVLAASIDRDTIAAARPNATDTVRILSAGYGPLLTLDLGALERAPKAQGTFSLLAGLFTALRAAGYAVQGFDAALASNVISAAGVSSSASFEMLICAIVNAFFNRGEIDVLACAKAGQFAENAFWRKGSGLMDQIACAVGGCALIDFADPAQVRYTHLDFSFAAMGYDLTIVGTGAGHADLNDAYSAIPQEMRLVARALGVDVLGQSDLQTLLAHMPDVGSDRALLRALHFYTECQRVDDAAAAIARGDSRALLALVQASGDSSWKWLQNACAGPRDQKVARALALSALFLQRIGDGCCRLHGGGFAGVIMCVTPLRETAAYLRYMAPYVGEENLHPMRIRAQGAVQLA; from the coding sequence ATGAACACACCTTCCCCCGGGGCGCTGGACGCCCTCTATGGAGAACATGTCCAAAGCGGGGCGCGCTACAGCGCGCTTGCCCGCACATTTGCCGCGCAGTTTGGCGGGGAGCCGGCCGCATATTTCTCCGCCCCCGGGCGCACAGAGATCCTCGGCAACCACACCGACCACAACGGGGGCAGGGTGCTTGCCGCCAGCATCGACCGCGACACCATTGCCGCCGCCCGCCCCAACGCCACGGACACGGTGCGCATCCTAAGCGCGGGCTACGGCCCGCTGCTGACGCTTGACCTCGGCGCGCTGGAGCGCGCGCCCAAGGCGCAGGGCACTTTCTCGCTGCTGGCGGGCCTGTTTACCGCGCTGCGCGCGGCGGGCTACGCCGTGCAGGGGTTTGACGCTGCGCTTGCCTCCAATGTCATTTCCGCCGCGGGCGTCAGCTCTTCAGCCTCCTTTGAGATGCTGATCTGTGCCATTGTAAACGCTTTTTTTAACCGCGGGGAGATCGACGTGCTAGCCTGCGCCAAGGCGGGCCAGTTTGCAGAGAACGCATTCTGGCGCAAGGGCTCCGGCCTGATGGACCAGATCGCCTGCGCGGTGGGCGGGTGCGCGCTGATCGACTTTGCCGACCCCGCACAGGTGCGCTACACGCACCTGGATTTTTCCTTTGCGGCCATGGGGTATGACCTGACCATTGTGGGCACGGGGGCGGGGCATGCGGATTTGAACGACGCCTACTCCGCCATCCCGCAGGAGATGCGGCTTGTGGCCCGCGCGCTGGGGGTGGATGTGCTGGGCCAGAGCGATTTGCAGACCCTGCTTGCCCACATGCCTGACGTGGGCAGCGACCGCGCGCTACTGCGCGCGCTGCACTTTTATACGGAATGCCAGCGCGTGGACGATGCGGCCGCGGCCATTGCGCGCGGGGACAGCCGCGCGCTGCTGGCGCTGGTGCAGGCCTCGGGCGATTCCTCATGGAAGTGGTTACAGAACGCCTGCGCCGGCCCCCGAGACCAGAAGGTGGCGCGCGCCCTGGCCCTGAGCGCACTGTTTCTGCAGCGCATCGGGGACGGCTGCTGCCGCCTGCACGGCGGCGGGTTCGCGGGGGTGATCATGTGCGTGACGCCGCTGCGGGAAACCGCGGCCTACCTGCGCTACATGGCGCCCTACGTGGGGGAGGAAAACCTTCATCCCATGCGCATCCGCGCCCAGGGCGCGGTACAGCTGGCGTAA
- a CDS encoding DUF5131 family protein: protein MNWEPWTGCYSVSDGCKNCYFYGPHAKRYGQNTVEKTAQFDLPIRTNSKGAYTITGNKTLATCFATDFFLPEADAWRKDAWSMIRQRADLDFLILTKRIDRFAVSLPEDWGAGYDHVYIGCTVENQALADERLPIFLSYPIKRRFIACAPLLEAIDLTDYLHGVEHVTVGGETGRDARVCDMDWVLAIRDQCARAHVTFWFKNTGSYFRRNGAVEKINSFKQASMAKGLGINISDGKRFF from the coding sequence ATGAACTGGGAGCCGTGGACGGGATGCTACAGCGTCAGCGATGGGTGTAAAAACTGCTATTTTTACGGGCCGCATGCAAAGCGCTATGGGCAAAACACCGTGGAAAAAACAGCGCAATTCGACTTGCCCATACGGACAAACAGCAAAGGCGCATACACAATCACTGGCAATAAAACCCTTGCAACCTGCTTTGCGACGGATTTTTTCCTTCCAGAAGCGGATGCATGGCGCAAGGACGCCTGGTCCATGATCAGGCAGCGCGCGGACCTGGATTTCTTAATTCTGACCAAGCGCATTGACCGTTTTGCGGTCTCCCTCCCCGAGGACTGGGGCGCGGGGTATGATCATGTGTATATCGGCTGCACGGTTGAAAACCAGGCGCTGGCGGACGAAAGACTGCCAATTTTTCTATCCTATCCCATCAAAAGGCGGTTTATTGCCTGCGCGCCGCTGCTGGAGGCCATCGATTTAACGGATTATCTTCATGGCGTAGAACATGTAACCGTTGGCGGCGAGACGGGGCGAGACGCCCGCGTGTGTGATATGGATTGGGTGCTTGCCATTCGGGATCAATGCGCGCGTGCGCATGTGACGTTTTGGTTTAAAAATACAGGCTCGTATTTCCGGCGCAACGGCGCGGTGGAAAAGATCAACTCATTCAAGCAGGCCAGCATGGCAAAGGGATTAGGCATAAACATATCCGATGGTAAACGGTTCTTTTAG
- a CDS encoding FGGY-family carbohydrate kinase yields the protein MNTIIGIDVGSTNTKAFLFDMQGNVLRSASRKTIAHKPISGIGVAEYDPEELWQNVSACLREISEGGACDQVQSIGVSSFGEASVLLDGQGEAVYPIISWFDLRATDACDVLVDALGMHKIYEITGHFANPKFGLTKLMWIKQHAPEAFARARHCLTVHDYITFRLTGAYTTDYSLATRLLCFDIHTCDWSDTMLEASGVPRDLFAPAHPGGTLIGGLQASAATQTGLKAGIPVSMGGHDHSCAAIGVNIFEDNVALDSLGTAEANIVALEKPFDDFAMGYAGGLCIYPHCGRKKYRVITSMQACAVNMEWFVDKFGVDPDHLADDVENMYDKLMREAEIAAARGSGLLYFPHMRGMQENALQRGTFVGVDDACDHAQMINAILEGLCYENQVRLSRCEQALGMRFDTLRTVGGLSVSRPQMQRKADVTGRRIEIPRCGEAAGYGAALLGAIGAGVMREEDLAHTYGTSAIYTPGDATVRAPYLEKYARYNRLYDTVMALY from the coding sequence TTGAATACGATCATTGGCATTGACGTGGGCAGCACCAACACCAAGGCGTTTTTGTTTGACATGCAGGGCAACGTGCTGCGCAGCGCGTCGCGCAAGACCATCGCGCACAAGCCCATCAGCGGCATCGGCGTGGCGGAGTACGACCCCGAGGAGCTGTGGCAGAACGTTTCGGCCTGCCTGCGGGAGATCAGCGAAGGGGGCGCGTGCGACCAGGTGCAGTCCATCGGCGTGTCCTCCTTCGGCGAGGCGAGCGTGCTGCTGGATGGGCAGGGGGAGGCGGTCTACCCCATCATCTCGTGGTTTGACCTGCGCGCCACCGACGCCTGCGATGTGCTGGTGGACGCGCTGGGCATGCACAAGATTTACGAGATCACGGGCCACTTTGCCAACCCCAAGTTCGGCCTGACCAAGCTGATGTGGATCAAACAGCACGCGCCCGAGGCGTTTGCCAGGGCGCGCCACTGCCTCACGGTGCACGACTACATCACCTTCCGGCTCACGGGCGCTTACACCACCGATTACTCGCTTGCCACCCGTCTGCTGTGCTTTGATATCCACACGTGCGATTGGTCCGATACCATGCTCGAGGCCTCGGGCGTGCCGCGCGACCTGTTCGCGCCCGCGCACCCGGGCGGCACATTGATCGGCGGGTTGCAGGCGTCGGCCGCCACCCAGACCGGCCTGAAGGCGGGCATCCCCGTCTCCATGGGCGGGCACGACCATTCCTGCGCGGCCATCGGGGTCAACATCTTCGAGGACAATGTGGCGCTGGATTCGCTGGGCACGGCGGAGGCCAACATCGTGGCGCTAGAGAAGCCCTTTGACGATTTTGCCATGGGCTACGCGGGGGGGTTGTGCATCTACCCCCACTGCGGGCGCAAAAAGTACCGCGTCATCACCTCCATGCAGGCCTGCGCGGTGAACATGGAGTGGTTTGTGGATAAGTTCGGGGTGGATCCCGACCACCTGGCGGACGACGTGGAGAATATGTACGATAAGCTGATGCGCGAGGCGGAAATCGCCGCGGCGCGGGGCAGCGGGCTGCTCTACTTCCCGCACATGCGCGGCATGCAGGAGAACGCGCTGCAGCGCGGCACCTTTGTGGGCGTGGATGACGCCTGCGACCACGCGCAGATGATCAACGCCATCTTGGAGGGATTGTGCTACGAAAACCAGGTGCGCCTCTCGCGCTGTGAGCAGGCGCTGGGCATGCGCTTTGACACCCTGCGCACGGTGGGGGGCCTTTCGGTCTCCAGGCCGCAGATGCAGCGCAAGGCGGACGTCACCGGCCGGCGCATCGAGATTCCCCGCTGCGGGGAGGCCGCGGGCTACGGCGCGGCGCTGCTGGGCGCCATCGGCGCGGGGGTGATGCGCGAGGAGGACCTGGCGCACACCTACGGCACCAGCGCCATCTACACGCCGGGCGATGCGACGGTGCGCGCCCCGTACCTGGAGAAATACGCCCGCTACAACCGGCTCTACGATACGGTGATGGCGCTTTATTAA